A window of Thalassophryne amazonica chromosome 12, fThaAma1.1, whole genome shotgun sequence genomic DNA:
TTtctattaaattattatttaattacaaTTTTTATGCTTGCACATAAAATCATGATTTCCTTGTATGTGTACGGTCAATaacatgacaacacaaagacagttATCAATCATCACAAacaaataacgcaatgctaaaatacccttggctctATGAGCATAAAAAATTGGAAAAGGattatgaccttttgacctcttaaaaaagGTCaaagttagtcatctttgaacttgtccaaggtctgtgttccaagaatgctccttgtgaatttgaagaccctagcaggcataggactggacttacgctgagcacagacaaccagccagacagacggatggacttcGCAATATTCATATATagtcatattttggccttgggtaaaaattacTGTAAACATCTCATCAAATACAACTAAAATGTCTTATAGAGTTCAGTAAATGACtggaaataaattattttaactaAATGTGAAAAATATTCACACAGTTTCTCATTATTTTTCCTGCACTGAGTGTTACCTATCTGAAAGTCACACTAGCTATCACTCAAACTGACCAAGCACGTAATTATTCATAAGCCTGTTGCTTAAAATAGCTAAAACAGATGTAAGTTTCAGCAAAGTATTGGTCACATATCTGttcaaaaatgcatcatgaagaggaaaaaacatatatatatataagtcacactggtttATGAATTGCTTTAATTTTGAAACATTGTGCTTGTGTTTCATACAGTAAGAAGCAAAATTAATGTAAtctgcacattatttatttagaagAAAACACCATGTTGGCAAGaagaagctaacaagctaattaatgttgcctcattgaatggtatattCCATatttcaactcatgcaaatattttTTACAATTGCAGTTATTCACAATCATGATTATATACTCTattgtaatccaattacattttttccacaaatctgactggataatcgtgtgagatttcagaccataaaatttcGCgtcaacggtggcaaaatattaaaaccgtttcacatttaatatATTACTCCACCTTAACGTGTTGGTAAAACTCTATTtgtgactgtaaaatccagcattaacatctgcaaatcatcagacacaacatggTTATTCCCTAACTATACTATGCTTATACTATACTATGCTTCTACTATACTATACTACTATAATACATTCTACTTCACCTTGTGGAATGGTACATTACATCTTTCAGTGACTGAagattctttccattgcatgaatggaaaacattcattatttgtgttatatgacacctaaacacAGATCCGCATAATTTGATATTTAacttaaaattagacaggtgtttGTTCTCAGAGCAGAAAGTGGAGGGCAGTACGACCCAGCATTTCATTCTACCCTCTGCAGGCCTCGCTGACACACTGCTAACAACAACAGTGAGAGCCGCTGTGTTGGGGAGTTTAACACTATCTGTGGAAACATGTCTGCTATCTTCAACCCAAAGAAAAATCGCTACAAGAACTTGTCCAATTCTTCATATGACAGTGCATCAATAGCTACTAAAGATGTCCCTGCGAACATCGTAGTTTCCTGGTATCATAGAAGCATTGTTATGAGAAGCTAATGGCACAGCGCAGTCTTGTTGAATTTATGTGTCAGTCATGTCGTGTCATCATGGAGATATGCAGGAGAGTGAAAAggataggagaaaaaaaaaatccacagattCTACCAAAAATGCAAGGTAGTGAAACAAGCCATGCACTGCAACAAATAATAAACGTCACATGATATAGCGCTCAccaatcaaatgagaaggatcAAATCCGGTATCATATAAGCTATGCTATACTGTGCTATGGTATGCTataatgtctgtctgtctgtgtgtgtgagacgcaTATAGAGAGCTACATTTTTATGCCTATTTGCACCGGATATGGTATGCTAATGGTTTGGTTCACCTGGCTCCAACTGGGCATATTTAAAATGTACTTTATTGTGCATTTAACAGACTATTCACTTTTCTTCTTGGGCTTCTGTTTAATTCACCAGCAGCCATGACGTGGCTTTAAATATCTTGGCAGTGCTTACTCTGCCAAAGCCTTGGCTGACCCAAgtaaaagaggtggagcatggacAAGAGCCTACATGACATGGACAtgacaaaagaagcctgaacatgcccccgTCTCAGAATTACCAATCAAATTAAAGCtaccaggctaaccttggtttaggtttttttttaacacaattaaACATTAACCATTAAACACACAACAAGCAAACACAGCAAACAGATATTTGCAGAAaggacagacagtcaatcactaaCTACTGATAGCAGACTCTGTGACCAGGGCAGAATGGACTCAGCTGAGGGGTCAAACTACTTGTCACTCAAAGCAAGCATGTCCCTAGTTATGCCCAacattatggcttaaaacatcttaaaagaGTTATTTAAAAAATTCACCCTCTGTACAGTTGTCACGGAGGAGGAAACTAGTTATGGAAATATGCTCCCTCAAGCGTTTTCCATTTCCCAGTAGGCATCATTTTTGATGGGTGGAGGTTGGTTCTTGGTCTCACAAAGTCCGTAATCTCTCACACTTCACTGCCAGCACTACAGTATGTTATACTAAGATACACAGTGAAGGCCTGGAAACCTATACATTCATCCACAGATCCGTTCCTCATCCACCATCACATTCCTTAGCTGCTGCACTGTAGTTATATTTCAACAGGTGGTTCTTCCATAGTGAATCCAGGTTTGACTTTAAGATGTTCAATATCTTTGCCTGCACTACATTTTCTTGCAGCCTGTTTAAAAAAAGATGCTGCAGCCGTGTACATTGTAACATTAGGCTCTGCCTGTGCAGGAGGTGTGGGGGTACCGGCCCTGTTTGTGGAAGATGGTCCTGGTGGGCATTGGTACTTTGTGCTCTGGaggtctgctgctgctgctcctgtaCTGGCTGCCTGAGTGGGGCGTCAAAGGAACTTGCACACAGACCTCTCTGCAGGGTGCCCACACACTGCTGCTCAGGTCCACGGTATGTTAATGGTAAACATCGCTGTTCCTGAAATCTGTTATCAGTTAGTCAAACTGTTGTGAGTAATGTAAATGTGACTTTTTGTATACAGCTGTAAGGTAGTTAAAATGATTGTGTTTCTTCTTGCCACAACTGATCCTTCTCCATCTCGTCCTGTCCTTTGCATCTTCTTCtgacacaccaaccacctgcatggcatccctcagcacatccatgaaccttctCTTAGGCCTCCCTCCTCCTGCTTggttgctccatcctcagcaccATTTTCTCTATATAAACTCTTCCACcagtggggccttcagggttgattcctcataaaggatcgtaactgggagtcgtgtggcaatgtgggtgtgtcccacgtgaatgtctcggcccacccttagcccagtctctaggggcgggcgttggtgtttaaccgctcggggcagtctctcacttggtgctctgtcgagccacaattaaaacatactccgtggcctgcctcctctgtgcatctggtgccctaaatgttgccctgctcgtgtcatagcttcgtcagcagggggagctgcagccacacggagcgccggagccgtggagcgtggggaaggcaggacgcggtcggaaccggaagggagagggacggcgcgtgcccggccacgcccttcgtctcgttcccgacgacgttcttctaaccgattgtctaatcgtatgaccagatcgataagcccatctaaatcccgcggttcgtccttagccaccaggtgctccttaagaaccaatgacagtccgtttacaaaggcggcgcggagggcagtgctattccagccggacctcgcagccgcgatgcggaagtcgactgcataggcagctgcgctccgacgcccctgtctcattgacagtagcactgttgaagcggtttctcctctattggggtgatcgaacactgttctgaactccctcacaaacccatcatatgtctggaggagccgtgagttctgctcccagagcgctgtagcccaagcgcgtgcctcaccgcgaagcaggtttattacataagctaccttgctagcatcggtcgcgtacataacaggacgctgtgcgaagacgagcgaacactgcataagaaaatccgcgcacgtctccacacagcctccgtacggctctggggggcttatgtatgcttccggggaaggtgggaggggtcgttgaacaaccagtggaacgtctatgttgcgtacagggtctacgggaaggagagccgcagcggcgcggaggacgttctgctcggtcatcaaatctaacgagtcgtgaaagcggtgaggatccgctgcaactcaccgattacccctcctgcagacgcctgcgcgtcctgttcttccattggccgttcaacagccggttgacgcccctcgggatccatgacgatggccgagatatcctgttgggaaagtgtcagtacacggacccacaacagggggcgcaaatgaacggacaatgaagaaagtcaaataacaaagctttactgttgtgaacacgcacaacaaacacaacaaattacaattttggtcacaaatcgaattccaacggtgtcgtgtgggcaggctcgacgataggagacgtctgtccaagtcgaaccggaaccacccgatgtcctctgccaccgaaccccgggaatactggagccgccaagtcccgaactcccaggtgatcactgcctccactcgtcggatccggtactgctggcgaggaacagaaacagtcagattttggtgcggctgcacccaacaacacgtggggtggaaaacaccacctccacctctactcagaaacaacgctgtaatgtgggaataagagtacttatccaaatacgtcctttTCGGTCTTCAGTcgttttacacacaagcaacaatggattaatccgtatggctggctgagttcgttacctccttgtagagcgatatctcggcaatgaggtggagatgccgtcctgctgatatacctccctgttgattgatatcagctgtctcaggtgatgggtgacagctgtcacccggctgctcctgtgaggcggcagcgccctccggtgcctggagcccgcactccaggcagggcgccctctggtggtggtgggccagcagtacctcctcttcagcggcccacacaacaagaagtaACATTATAAACTACAAAAAAGTTACTTTTAACACAATTAAGTAACTCAAAATAATCCTCATACCACACCTCAAGAATTTTTGTGGACCACATATATTCTCAATGTTTGATGGCAAAAATATTTTACAATTATTCAGAACTTTGACCTCTTTCCAGAAATCAAAATGGTTATTATTTTGCAGCCTCCTGGCAAGAGAATTATATTTAAAATACATTTGGATTTGTGGGGAGTTGTCCACCAACATTTTCCATATCATATCATCCCAACTATTTCTAATTTGTAGTTGTATACAAAAAATGACTAACTATATCtatctacacatacatacacacacacaacaaaatgtaTTTAGCTGTGTTAtcttaattcattcattctttttaaaaatcaaatattttgtggCTCCAGACAAATTTGGCCAGGACAAAAATATCTGTTTTGATGGGAAAGGATGCAGGCCACTGTAGTAAGGTAACTATGTATTTGTTTCATCAAATCAATGTgggaaagcaaacaaacaaatcaagtaCTAGACAAAGTTTTGGCAAAATGTCAGTTCTATGAGATTAAATCAAATTTTAGTCCATTAGATCAAGAaccatttttatttcattttaatgaaagatgtctgCCCATTTCATCAACATGAAATGTACAAATTGCCCTGGACTAATATTCAAGCATCTATTTGCCAAAAATATAAGCCTAACACATTTTATGAGACATTTTGATAATATTTATGAATGTTTATAAGTTTGAAAACCAGGATGATAACAGTAAGCCTATTTTTGTTTTATGTGCCAAGAAAAACTGCCTGGAAAGAACGATTTATCGAAGTGTATTTTCTAAGAATGCAGGCATTTCAATACTCTCATTCAGACTTTTGTTCTGATTTGTAAAATACCAAATTTCTGAAATCCATAGAACAGCTTTCATTTTATGTATTATAATTGTGcctactgtaatttttttttttgggtcctcAGAGGCCAAATTTTGGAGTTTTCAGCCAGGAGCACTAggcgatatgacttaaaattcgcatcacgatataaattgaatcccttcacggtaagGGTATATATCATGATATAAATTTAAGCGTAAAAGTTAGAATGGAAGCGTTTCATATAGTCCCTTTGCAAAGCCAacttgattaaaaaaacaaataaataaataacaacaaaaaacaaaaagatagAAATAATTTTGAGCACCTGATTTTAAAGGGGTATCAAATCAATATAAGaggagtccccaaaattctgtcaactgttatataaagtagagatgttggtttatccactcctgcaaattttgttaaaaaaggctCATGGTGCGGACGCTAAACTTCCTCAAAATTGGGCATGTTGAGTACTTTGCCGCCCCTGGTGGCCAGCGCCATCAATACCTCAATgctttttcagttgcatttgatagagtagggcctatatttgttgataacatagaaatctggttggggtcttaATTGTgcagagggttatgggcctttaaatacagccaatttgCAAAATGACCAAACTTTGAGTGCCCCCTACATTCAGCGCCATTGATCCCCCAACCATATATGTAtataagatgaaagagtttgcctccctatgtcatttgatagttaaactagcTTGGGACCTGATTgcgctgaatgttacaccacttgaaagatgggaatttaatgaaatatcagtttttgcgtatttttgccttgaactttaATGACCCTGGCAAGGTAACTGTTCGGTCTAGAAATTTTGTGAAAGTTCGTTTCTTGGTatgttccatctctgagccaagttTCGTTGAAATCCAAGTCGGCTTGAATCACACCCtaatgtaaacctgcctgaactttaaaaatattggctCTTAAAACTCAGCAGAACATGAGCCACAGTGAAAgtggacaatgacccgaagcacccGGCAAAAACAAACTGATACTTTTTTAAAGCAAATAAAAGGGTGTTTGTCCAAAGAACAAGTCAATCATTGAGCCCAAATCCTACTGCACATGTAGTTCACTTACTGTAGgcaaaacatgaaaaacaaaaacaacagctgcagtGGAAGCAGTAACAGGGAAGAAAAAAATTGCATCTCGCTCTCGCATTCTGTTGACAGACAATGGTTAGTTTAATACTGAAACGCTAATGAAATCAAATTAATGATACTTGATACAGTCTTCTTAGTGTAGTCCACCATAACAACTGTTGGGCAGTTTGTTCCATATAGCCAAATATCATGAGCCAGAACTGTCTGTGTGTACAGGCTACCAGGAACTGGAAGGTGTTATTCGGCCAGTCAAGCACTTGAAGTCACAAGTGAATGCTCCATTTTGCTTCCAAAGATTGTAAATATCACACAAACTCTAATCCCAATTGTAACGAGAGGATGGAACATAGATTTGTAAAGCTATATGTGTGCCAATCAACTACCACTATAGGGTAAGCACTAGGGTTACTTGTCAAAGCCTGCATACATGGATCCTTCTGATCTTTATATATAGCATCAAACAGAAGTAAGTTACAATGAACTGAAATCAGTTGTGAACTCCACCAAAAAATATACCCTTTAAACTTCTTGTCAAAGTTAGCTTATGGTGTCAACAACATTCCCTAAAAATGTTGTGAGGGGGCACTCTGACAGCCTCTGAGTTATGGGTAAATACTGTATAATGTATCACATTCACTTTCAAATCGCCATTACAAAGGCAGAGCCAGGATTTTTTTAAGGTGGGTGGGTGTGGATTTGTGAACGAGTAAGGCCTGACTAACAGGGGGATGCTTccccagacattttttttttatgtgccatttcctgcatttcaGCACATATTTAACACAAATTACACCACAAGAAAAGAAACTTCAATACCTGtattgtacaatcttgaatgtgatactatgacattatgatgacaagtaacaggGAACATTGGaaaatgtctgtggctaaaaaagTGAACACCCTTGTTGAATCATGTCTGTTATAATTGTATCGagctgagtcacttgttgctgaatagagggTTCAGAAAGAACATTCGgcagggatttttatttttttgatctgAGATCTTTCTTACCTACTTCTGCTAGGATTCACTCTTTGGCTactttcattttcatcatggcgtcAAAAGAAACTGTACAGGATACTGAGATGTGGGAATTCCACAAGACGGATTTCAAATGGAAAGTGAAAGTGTAAAGCATTAGAACCCATAGAGAACAATTTCTTTTGACACCAAGTAAAAAATACAATTATTACTTTCTCATTTTCAGTTTAACAACATTCCAGTCAAACCACATGAGTGTGACATACAATAGCTGGTCCTGATGTACCTTTCACAGCTCCTTTGACCACAGAAACAAAACCTTTTCCATAGTGTATCTGGGTCCATCTCCACCCAACCGGTCTCTGGATACAAAGGAACAATCTAGAACAGGAATTAATCACAACAAAGATCTTGTAAGTCAGCATTGCATAATCACAAACAGTAAAAGCTGTCATCAGATAAACTGGATActcacactcaccagacaaaagcaaaactcTCAATGTttttatggttttccatgtaataaacactctaTATACCAGATTTGGTATAAACAgactttcactcacatcggacaaaacgtccatCACATTGCAATTCATTtctattaaaaacccctcacatgtagaAGACAGAGCAATGTGGATGTGTCTAGTCACAATAGAGGTACAAAAtcggtgttttatttttttcaaactgtgctcagacctggTGCCTAAATGAGGCAGCCCTTTATTCAAGAcctgtgattattaacaaaatgctgcttgctgcctgcactgtaatatagtgttaagtttcacacatatccatgGGTCTGATGAACCAAaaacaaccactttagatcagagccctctgcggggCTGTGAATCCTCCCCCTAGCCTGACATCGCACCTGTTTTAAACGACCGTGACCGCAAGGGCTGTGACTGCTTAATTtttcattttcactccttcctctcccatcttattttaaaaagatttgcagtgcgcacactgattacattttgatcatggatcaaatagaggaatgtTTGGCATAAAAGTCCCATAaaagaacgcagagcctgggctggtacgtagggattaattaggtcagctaagtagggaggtgctagtccgtgaacaatttcataggttaatagcagaaccttaaaattagatctcacagagacaggaagccagtgaagagatgccaaaatggtgtaatgtagtcaaactttctgcttcctgtcaaaagtctgacagcagtATTTTAAACGAgttggagacccttaatgctggactgcagtaaatcagaaaatagagtattgcagtaatccagtctagaagagacaaatgcatgaatcaaggtctttgtatcagccatagacaggatggaacgtatcctcgctatatttctcaggtggGAAAAAAGCAGCCCTCATATATttgctaatgtgtaggtcaaaggacaatgtgggatcaaaaatcaccccaaggttccttactttgtcagtgtgatgtatgacacatgaacctaggttaagcattagctggtcaaactgatgccatgtttcactggaccaagaacaatAATTTTGGCCTTGTCTgaatttaaatgtaaaaaaaattgctggacatccagcttttcactgacacaaggcctctgtgtgtgtgtgtgtgtgtgtgtgtgtgtgtgtgtgtgtgtgtgtgtgtgtgtgtgtgcgcgcgcgtatggcttcgatcacagaatccagggagagctgacaattgccgtttggtatgcttatgtattttgggtcaaggatgaatgctgctaaaagggaaagttgataggacaaatatttttggagaaatgatcaATTTTAGCTAACTAATAAACAATGAATGtggtgctgcaatgcatcatggcagtttgggggttttaaaatgttgttattgtggtgcatgttagtttaacagtgttgttggtgttattgaattgtgttttgttgttcaattggtttagtcagtttagttagttagttagtttagtttcattgctggtaccataagtgagaagtgtattgcatttgatgtcttctgccaccatctgtcTGTGTCtagaattaaaagcacctgcttgaggcagaatgcggaaaagacaaaaagttctCCATGCGTATGTGTAaattcgatcatggagaaacagtGGACAcctgacattttccgtttggtatgcttatgtattttgggtcaaggatgaacaccgccaaaatggaccattgataggactaacatttttggagaacCTACTGATATTAGTTAACATGCTATTCCAGcaggggggtggtaaatcatctttatattaaaagcatgagtgtgtgcGTGCTttaatttagtaagttcagtttaagtacataatataattgtaaatgtgtaaaaaaatacatggatgacacaacaaagtgaaaacatttatttctattgtggtccatttaaaaatcaaaagacaagtaagtcccttcggctgctcccttgtttgcactcgggggtctccacagcagattcaaggtggatctgcatgttgaatttgcatgttttacaaccggatgcccttcctgacgcaactccacattatgtggtgaaatgtggcaagggtgggatttgaacagggaaccttagGCActggaaaccaagtgcactaaccacttggccatgacaaataaaatcaataataaaattaaaaaaaataataataataataatactgatgataacGATAacaataacagtgtgtatatgataggaagaacctaaacaatttataaatacatcaagacggtaattaacataaaaaaaattacataattaacaggaaataaaagggttgagttctactaaaaactgttgaggtctaaggttctaaaaacattctggactcacaggccatttcaactcattatagaaactttgcataatttattatcgcccttgaaaaatgttagctacctattttataaatgctCCCCAatgtagagcccatggatccccacgggccacGCGCTTTGTAAACCCTAAAGATGGTTAATGCTTGAAAACCCCAGTAGacagcagtttctgaaaaactcagATAAGCCCATCTGGCACACCAAGTTCAAAGTCATTTAGAGTAAATcccttttcttccccattctgatgcttgctttgaacttcagcaagttgtcttcaccatgtCTATATGGCATGTAACGTGTGTACCTATAAAGCGGTCATTGATTTGGTGTGTTGTGTAGAAACCAGAGTGAGATTTGAATACCTTGACAGTGCATGATCCTCGGACTGTTGCCTTCTTGTCATACACATGACATTTGACTG
This region includes:
- the LOC117521197 gene encoding probable cation-transporting ATPase 13A3; this translates as MKTGEMKIINQGLQDEMEVWGYRPCLWKMVLVGIGTLCSGGLLLLLLYWLPEWGVKGTCTQTSLQGAHTLLLRSTHIHEPSLRPPSSCLVAPSSAPFSLYKLFHQWGLQG